Proteins from a genomic interval of Kribbella aluminosa:
- a CDS encoding peptidoglycan D,D-transpeptidase FtsI family protein yields the protein MNSAIRRLAVAAIILMLALMANSTYLQAFRANEINGRNDNNRVRDSQFSVNRGPILIGSTPIAKSDPSNDRFKYQRKYPSGPVYAPVTGYYSYLFGRGGIELTMNSELNGSDPSMAFRRIIDVISNRPQQGGSVTLTLNAAAQQAAYDGLAGKTGAVVAIEPKTGRILAMATRPSYDPNLLASHDTNKVAAAWKSLNADKNKPTSNRAVQELYPPGSTFKLVTAAAALSSGKYTPDTKVNSPAQLPLPQTTVPLVNEDNKNCGGSNNATLTIALRYSCNTAFGSVGLDLGAGALNAQAAKFGFGSRPMIDLPGVATSQFPGDPNEPQTAQSAIGQFDVQATPLQMAMVAAGIANKGEVMKPYLVQNVQTPDLKTVSETKPESLHQAVTPQVASQLTAMMVDVVNNGTGKPGRISNVQVAGKTGTAQTSKDRPPFAWFTAFAPANDPKVAVAVLIEDANVPRTDVAGGTLAAPIAKKVMEAVLGQ from the coding sequence GTGAACTCGGCGATCCGACGACTGGCCGTGGCGGCCATCATCCTGATGCTCGCGCTGATGGCGAACTCGACGTACCTGCAGGCGTTCCGGGCGAACGAGATCAACGGCCGCAACGACAACAACCGGGTCCGGGACTCGCAGTTCTCGGTGAACCGCGGGCCGATCCTGATCGGCAGTACCCCGATCGCCAAGAGCGATCCGTCGAACGACCGGTTCAAGTACCAGCGCAAGTACCCCTCCGGTCCGGTGTACGCGCCGGTGACCGGCTACTACTCGTACCTGTTCGGCCGCGGCGGCATCGAGCTGACGATGAACTCCGAGCTGAACGGCTCGGACCCGTCGATGGCGTTCCGGCGGATCATCGACGTGATCAGCAACCGCCCGCAGCAGGGCGGCAGCGTGACGCTCACGCTTAACGCGGCGGCCCAGCAGGCGGCGTACGACGGCCTCGCCGGGAAGACCGGTGCGGTGGTGGCGATCGAGCCGAAGACCGGGCGGATCCTGGCGATGGCGACCCGGCCGTCGTACGACCCGAACCTGTTGGCCTCGCACGACACCAACAAGGTGGCTGCGGCGTGGAAGAGCCTGAACGCGGACAAGAACAAGCCGACGTCGAACCGCGCGGTCCAGGAGCTGTACCCGCCGGGCTCGACGTTCAAGCTGGTCACCGCGGCGGCCGCGCTGTCGAGCGGCAAGTACACGCCGGACACCAAGGTGAACTCGCCGGCCCAGCTGCCACTCCCGCAGACCACCGTCCCGCTGGTGAACGAGGACAACAAGAACTGCGGCGGCAGCAACAACGCGACGCTGACGATCGCGCTGCGCTACTCGTGCAACACGGCGTTCGGCTCCGTCGGCCTGGACCTCGGCGCGGGCGCGCTGAACGCGCAGGCGGCGAAGTTCGGCTTCGGCTCCCGTCCGATGATCGATCTGCCGGGCGTGGCCACCAGCCAGTTCCCCGGCGACCCGAACGAGCCGCAGACCGCACAGTCCGCGATCGGCCAGTTCGACGTCCAGGCCACCCCGCTGCAGATGGCGATGGTGGCGGCCGGGATCGCGAACAAGGGCGAGGTGATGAAGCCGTACCTGGTCCAGAACGTGCAGACCCCGGACCTGAAGACGGTCTCGGAGACCAAGCCGGAGTCGCTGCACCAGGCGGTCACTCCGCAGGTCGCGAGCCAGCTGACCGCGATGATGGTCGACGTGGTCAACAACGGCACCGGCAAGCCGGGCCGGATCAGCAACGTCCAGGTGGCCGGCAAGACCGGTACGGCGCAGACGTCGAAGGACCGCCCGCCGTTCGCCTGGTTCACCGCGTTCGCGCCGGCGAACGATCCGAAGGTCGCGGTGGCGGTGCTGATCGAGGACGCGAACGTCCCGCGCACCGATGTCGCCGGTGGCACGCTGGCCGCTCCGATCGCCAAAAAGGTGATGGAGGCGGTGCTGGGCCAATGA